The genomic interval AGCGCACCCGCCAACATCGCAGAAGGGCAGGCAAGGGAAATGCCCAAGGCCTTCGCCAACCATCTTGGCATCGCACAGGGAAGCTTGGCCGAGCTTCTCGTGCTGGCGGTTCGGCTCGGCTATCTCACGGAAGACGAACTGACTGAAGCAAGCGCTCGAATAATCGAGATTCGTCGCCT from Deltaproteobacteria bacterium carries:
- a CDS encoding four helix bundle protein; its protein translation is SAPANIAEGQAREMPKAFANHLGIAQGSLAELLVLAVRLGYLTEDELTEASARIIEIRRLLFGLIRKLRAQLPSTVYRLPTTDYRRH